One Agelaius phoeniceus isolate bAgePho1 chromosome 6, bAgePho1.hap1, whole genome shotgun sequence DNA window includes the following coding sequences:
- the SNAP23 gene encoding synaptosomal-associated protein 23: MDELSPEEIQLRANQVTDESLESTRRILGLAIESQDVGIKTITMLDEQGEQLNRIEEGMDQINKDMREAEKTLTELNKCCGLCVCPCNRTKNFEASKAYRATWGDGTENSADHVISMQPRSINQRQPQTSGGPSSGYITRITNDAREDEMDENLAQVGNILGNLKNMALDMGNEIDAQNKQIDRINIKADTNRERIEQANIRAKKLIEN, from the exons ATGGATGAGCTATCACCTGAAGAAATTCAgctgagggccaaccaggtcaCTGATGAG TCTTTGGAAAGCACAAGGAGGATTCTTGGCTTGGCCATTGAG TCCCAGGATGTTGGCATCAAAACTATTACCATGCTGGATGAGCAAGGAG AACAACTAAATCGTATAGAAGAAGGCATGGACCAGATAAACAAGGACATGAGAGAAGCTGAGAAGACACTGACAGAGCTCAACAAATGCTGTGGGCTCTGTGTCTGTCCTTGCAACAG GACAAAGAACTTTGAGGCCAGCAAAGCATACAGAGCAACCTGGGGAGATGGAACAGAGAACTCAGCAGACCATGTGATATCCATGCAACCAAGAAGTATAAATCAGCGGCAGCCTCAGACTTCTGGAGGACCAAGTAGTGGATATATTACAAG GATAACCAATGATGCCAGAGAAGATGAAATGGATGAAAATCTTGCTCAAGTTGGAAACATTCTTGGGAATTTGAAAAACATGGCTTTGGATATGGGCAATGAGATTGATGCCCAGAATAAGCAAATAGACCGGATAAATATAAAG GCTGATACAAACAGGGAACGCATTGAGCAAGCAAATATCAGAGCCAAGAAGCTAATTGAAAATTAA